A window of Thermococcus aggregans contains these coding sequences:
- a CDS encoding AroM family protein, translating to MKVGFITIGQSPRVDVVPEIKPYLGDAEIIECGALDGLTLEEIKELAPKEGDYVLVSRLRDGTQVRLSREKIVKRLQECIKKLEEEVDVIGFLCTGEFPELTSRKLLVEPSLLLLKTVSALGVSNLGVIVPDPDQVEMTRRKWEGIAENLKVQSVSPYIGKKEDFIKAAQELKECDLIVMDCIGYTLSSKKIVKEITKKPVVLPRTLMARVIGELLEG from the coding sequence ATGAAAGTCGGCTTTATAACGATAGGGCAATCGCCTAGAGTTGACGTTGTTCCAGAAATAAAGCCATATCTTGGAGATGCTGAGATCATCGAGTGCGGGGCTTTGGATGGCTTAACGCTTGAGGAAATCAAGGAATTGGCCCCAAAAGAGGGTGATTATGTTCTAGTGAGCAGGCTTAGGGATGGTACGCAGGTTAGACTCAGCAGAGAAAAAATCGTCAAAAGACTTCAGGAATGCATAAAGAAACTAGAGGAGGAAGTTGACGTCATTGGATTTCTTTGCACGGGGGAGTTCCCGGAGTTAACATCGAGAAAACTGCTTGTTGAACCTTCTTTACTTCTTTTAAAAACAGTAAGCGCTCTAGGAGTTTCAAATCTTGGAGTCATAGTTCCGGACCCTGATCAAGTAGAAATGACACGAAGAAAGTGGGAGGGAATTGCTGAAAATCTCAAAGTTCAGAGTGTTTCTCCTTACATTGGAAAGAAAGAGGACTTCATAAAAGCTGCTCAAGAGTTGAAAGAATGTGATCTTATTGTAATGGACTGCATTGGGTACACGTTATCTTCTAAGAAAATTGTGAAAGAAATCACGAAGAAGCCTGTCGTTTTACCCAGAACATTAATGGCTAGGGTTATTGGGGAGCTTTTGGAGGGGTAA
- a CDS encoding MFS transporter, which produces MKRERSLLQVIRERTAKTSMRKKRRKNIILLAISMFLANISWGIAFPYLGVYMKLLGGSLFLVGLLNVAFNLTSSIAQYPFGYLSDKTGRRKPFIAFGIFSSGFMYFLVIFATTPSMLLGIRILQGILSSSFSPAHTAFIAELSVMERIGSSYGFFNFVENTGYMLGNFLGSGIVKTLGIKSAFVISSLISIVSAGIALLIEETPHPAPRAEKPIITQEGRESERTILERSAFKSLLRGKLGIFYLSVLLAMIASGQVYSVLSVYFEEKFGNQWVGILFGVDSMAAALSAPFIGKAIDKKGAKTIFLLSLIGYMIVFYGYGAITSIYLMIAISILSGIKWSAFISASSSYVALNVEDRMKAQAMGILNTMMSIGWVVGPLIGGYLSEMSFKINFLSSLIPLGLAVALTLHSKILKDV; this is translated from the coding sequence GTGAAGCGAGAGCGCTCTCTACTTCAAGTCATTAGAGAGCGAACTGCAAAAACATCCATGAGGAAAAAAAGAAGGAAGAACATTATCCTCTTAGCAATTTCAATGTTTTTGGCTAACATAAGCTGGGGAATAGCTTTTCCATACCTTGGAGTGTACATGAAGCTTCTTGGAGGGTCGCTTTTTCTTGTGGGCCTTCTCAATGTTGCTTTCAATTTAACATCAAGCATAGCTCAATATCCCTTTGGGTATCTCTCAGATAAAACCGGAAGGAGAAAGCCGTTTATCGCTTTCGGAATATTTTCTTCAGGTTTTATGTACTTCCTTGTGATATTTGCCACAACCCCCTCCATGCTCCTTGGAATAAGAATTCTTCAAGGAATTCTAAGTTCCTCATTTTCTCCTGCTCATACCGCATTTATTGCAGAGCTTTCAGTTATGGAGAGAATCGGGTCAAGTTACGGGTTCTTCAACTTCGTTGAAAACACCGGCTATATGCTGGGCAACTTCTTGGGAAGTGGAATAGTCAAAACTCTCGGCATCAAAAGTGCTTTTGTGATATCTTCCTTAATTTCTATAGTTTCAGCTGGAATTGCATTGCTTATTGAGGAAACTCCCCACCCAGCTCCACGCGCCGAAAAACCGATAATCACTCAAGAAGGCAGAGAGAGTGAAAGAACAATTCTTGAGAGAAGCGCATTCAAGAGCCTTTTAAGAGGGAAGCTCGGAATCTTCTACTTATCTGTTTTGCTTGCGATGATAGCCTCGGGCCAAGTTTACTCAGTGCTTTCGGTATACTTTGAAGAGAAATTTGGAAACCAGTGGGTTGGAATACTATTCGGTGTCGATTCTATGGCGGCTGCTCTAAGCGCACCATTTATAGGCAAAGCCATTGATAAAAAAGGCGCAAAAACAATCTTTCTTTTGTCTCTCATAGGCTACATGATAGTGTTCTACGGTTACGGAGCAATTACAAGCATTTACCTAATGATTGCCATATCCATTCTTTCGGGAATAAAATGGTCGGCATTTATTAGTGCGTCATCTTCTTATGTGGCACTTAATGTAGAGGACAGAATGAAAGCGCAGGCTATGGGGATATTAAACACAATGATGAGCATTGGATGGGTTGTTGGACCTTTAATAGGAGGTTATCTTAGCGAAATGAGTTTTAAAATTAACTTCCTTTCCTCACTAATACCACTTGGTCTGGCAGTTGCTTTAACTCTCCATTCCAAAATCTTAAAAGATGTGTAG
- a CDS encoding amidohydrolase, which translates to MEETRLKEILKQEAIAFIDSNKEKFVEIAQYIWEHPELAFEEFKSSKILADTLEEFDFEVKRGVADLPTAFVATWGSGKPVLGLLAEYDALPGLAPDGSGNPGHGCGHNLLGTASVAAGIAVREVLEKHNITGTVKVFGCPAEEVVLGKIIMAAKGVFNGLDGVIQWHPYWENAIRYDSSTAAELKVYRFYGKSAHAGGTPWEGKSALDAAILFLNSIEFLREHIWEKDRIHYIITKGGDAPNIVPDFAEVVLGVRSYDMKHFVELSRKVDECAIAATIGTGTKVEIFSKGACYPILPNKVLSSVVYENLQLVGPPKFPKDALKTEKLHTGIGKFEGWELGGEWRGMTASTDVGDVSWIVPTSGQLTTACAPMGTPTHSLEFTKYSGSSIGYEGMITAAKVMALSLIDIFLTPAILEKAWEEFKARKQSLGWEYKPFLPSKVEYKLEVSTKREEFEIEEYLKTFKE; encoded by the coding sequence ATGGAAGAAACGAGACTAAAAGAGATACTGAAGCAGGAAGCCATAGCGTTTATAGACAGCAACAAAGAAAAGTTCGTAGAAATAGCTCAGTATATATGGGAGCACCCCGAGCTAGCGTTTGAAGAATTCAAATCATCAAAAATACTTGCAGATACACTGGAGGAGTTCGATTTTGAAGTTAAAAGAGGTGTAGCAGACCTACCTACAGCCTTTGTAGCCACATGGGGATCAGGGAAACCAGTACTGGGTCTCTTAGCCGAATACGATGCCTTACCAGGTTTAGCTCCAGACGGATCAGGTAACCCTGGTCATGGATGTGGGCATAACTTACTTGGAACTGCAAGTGTTGCTGCAGGGATAGCTGTTAGAGAAGTATTAGAAAAGCACAATATAACTGGAACGGTAAAAGTCTTTGGGTGTCCTGCTGAGGAAGTCGTTTTGGGAAAAATAATAATGGCCGCTAAGGGAGTCTTCAATGGACTTGATGGGGTTATTCAGTGGCATCCTTACTGGGAGAATGCGATTCGCTATGATAGTTCAACTGCAGCGGAGCTAAAAGTTTACAGATTCTATGGCAAATCCGCTCACGCAGGGGGCACTCCCTGGGAAGGAAAAAGCGCATTAGACGCTGCAATTTTATTCCTAAATTCGATAGAATTTCTACGGGAGCACATATGGGAAAAGGATAGGATTCACTACATAATTACCAAAGGAGGTGATGCTCCAAATATAGTGCCAGATTTTGCCGAAGTTGTACTCGGTGTTAGATCGTATGATATGAAGCACTTTGTAGAGCTTTCGAGAAAGGTCGATGAATGTGCAATAGCTGCTACAATCGGTACTGGGACAAAAGTCGAGATATTCAGCAAGGGGGCTTGTTATCCGATATTGCCCAATAAAGTGTTGTCCTCGGTAGTTTATGAAAACCTACAGCTAGTAGGCCCTCCAAAGTTCCCAAAAGATGCCTTAAAAACAGAAAAGCTCCATACAGGTATTGGGAAATTTGAAGGGTGGGAACTAGGAGGGGAATGGAGGGGAATGACCGCATCGACGGATGTAGGGGATGTTAGCTGGATAGTTCCAACTTCTGGCCAACTAACGACAGCGTGTGCCCCAATGGGAACGCCTACTCACAGTTTGGAGTTTACAAAGTATTCTGGGAGTTCAATAGGATACGAAGGTATGATTACAGCAGCTAAGGTAATGGCTTTGTCGTTAATAGATATTTTCCTGACCCCAGCGATTTTAGAGAAAGCATGGGAAGAGTTTAAAGCAAGAAAACAAAGCTTGGGCTGGGAGTATAAACCATTCTTGCCCTCAAAAGTTGAATACAAGCTAGAAGTTAGCACTAAACGAGAAGAATTCGAAATTGAGGAATACTTAAAGACTTTTAAGGAATAA
- a CDS encoding DUF1177 domain-containing protein encodes MMKQVIEAYELLDSAYVTGEKVAEILRERGLENIEVHRIEGEKGSTDFIKIVVPGKNGKLSGGNAPTLGVIGRLGGIGARPEMIGLVSDADGAITAIAVALKLADMRRNGDILDGDVIIATHICPNAPTQPHDPVPFMGSPVDMATMNKYEVDPRMDAILSVDTTKGNRIINVRGFAITPTVKEGWILRVSDDLLDIMQYVTGKMPAVVPITMQDITPYGNGVYHINSILQPATATDAPVVGVAITAEVPVPGCATGASHVVDIEQAARFCIEVAKGFGRGKVKFYDEEEFKRLVELYGSMKHLQTLGRK; translated from the coding sequence ATGATGAAGCAAGTAATAGAGGCATATGAGTTGTTGGACAGTGCATATGTTACCGGAGAAAAAGTCGCGGAAATACTCAGGGAAAGGGGTTTAGAGAACATTGAAGTTCACAGAATAGAGGGAGAAAAAGGCTCCACTGACTTTATCAAGATCGTCGTGCCAGGAAAGAACGGAAAACTCTCCGGCGGAAACGCCCCGACACTTGGAGTAATTGGGAGATTGGGAGGAATTGGAGCAAGACCCGAGATGATTGGCTTGGTTTCAGATGCTGATGGTGCAATAACTGCAATAGCAGTTGCCCTAAAGCTCGCTGACATGAGGAGGAACGGAGATATCTTAGACGGTGACGTGATAATTGCTACACACATCTGTCCAAATGCTCCCACTCAGCCTCATGATCCTGTTCCATTTATGGGTTCCCCAGTAGACATGGCCACAATGAACAAATATGAAGTCGATCCAAGAATGGATGCCATTCTTTCTGTGGATACCACGAAAGGAAACAGAATAATAAATGTTAGGGGCTTTGCTATAACCCCAACCGTAAAGGAAGGCTGGATATTAAGGGTAAGCGACGATCTGCTGGACATAATGCAGTATGTGACTGGAAAAATGCCTGCGGTAGTGCCAATTACAATGCAGGACATAACTCCCTATGGAAATGGAGTTTATCACATAAACAGCATTTTACAGCCAGCCACCGCTACAGACGCTCCTGTAGTTGGAGTTGCTATAACTGCCGAGGTTCCAGTTCCAGGATGTGCAACTGGGGCTAGCCACGTAGTGGACATCGAGCAAGCAGCAAGGTTCTGTATTGAGGTCGCTAAAGGCTTTGGTAGGGGTAAGGTGAAGTTCTACGATGAGGAGGAATTCAAACGCTTGGTTGAGCTCTATGGCTCGATGAAACACCTCCAGACTCTTGGGAGGAAGTAA
- a CDS encoding CBS domain-containing protein — protein MNNPSPSKPRSAKSKKISIIIGKKRHIMLQRKEELSHNIRYISKVPVKLVMDREFLTVRPEDPLTVLIGKFTSEETSAVVVDKDGKLLGFITMKDLLHFFATPRRYSVVGLGLLKKYTLTRASRVEDIMVTKPITIHVDDNIGQAIKLMTETGKHHLPVIDDEKKVHGLLEVKDIIRLIRIVAL, from the coding sequence GTGAACAACCCTTCCCCAAGCAAACCCAGAAGCGCGAAAAGTAAAAAGATATCCATAATCATAGGTAAAAAACGCCATATAATGCTTCAACGAAAAGAGGAGCTGAGCCACAACATCAGGTACATCTCCAAGGTGCCTGTTAAATTAGTCATGGACAGAGAATTTTTAACTGTTCGCCCCGAAGATCCCCTAACAGTTCTAATCGGCAAATTCACAAGCGAAGAAACTTCTGCAGTAGTCGTTGATAAAGATGGGAAACTCCTTGGATTCATAACGATGAAAGACCTCCTACACTTTTTTGCAACGCCGAGAAGGTATTCAGTTGTCGGTTTAGGTTTGCTGAAAAAATACACTTTAACCCGTGCTTCTAGGGTAGAGGACATAATGGTAACAAAGCCGATAACCATCCACGTGGATGACAACATTGGGCAAGCTATTAAGCTTATGACGGAGACCGGAAAACACCACCTGCCCGTTATTGACGATGAAAAAAAGGTTCACGGCTTGCTGGAAGTTAAGGACAT
- the cytX gene encoding putative hydroxymethylpyrimidine transporter CytX — MEGYEITPVEKSKRTFTFLTLFAIWFGAGISIAEFWAGALLTPALSLGMAIFIIIIGHILGNAVMGLIALEGEETGLPTMVLSRAPLGIKGSILPSILNYLQLIGWTAIMLIVGANAMNGVSKAFGFESYALWVILLGFIVTGWTYIGPKNWEKVEKTAALLLLALSLWLTYVTLKRFPLSELLSKPGTGEIGVMLALDLVIAMPLSWAPLIADYSRFAKDKSSALWGTYLGYFISSSLFYFVGALTNMAIGKGDPIEIIAAYGVGIPAMLIIIFSTVTTTFLDVYSAAITYKNISPGADAKKQVLLVGFLGTLLALVFPMEQYESFLLLIGGAFVSLAAIMITDYFLVRKTYVPEELLDENGPFAGYNLKAIAIWGIGFAFYMGLAIEGLFGIHIPMLSELGFKLGSSIPTFILVSLLYYLFGR, encoded by the coding sequence ATGGAGGGATACGAGATAACGCCTGTGGAAAAGAGCAAAAGAACTTTTACATTCCTAACACTCTTTGCAATATGGTTTGGAGCTGGAATAAGCATCGCAGAGTTCTGGGCTGGAGCACTGCTAACTCCAGCTCTCTCATTGGGCATGGCCATTTTTATAATAATCATCGGGCATATCTTGGGAAACGCGGTAATGGGCTTAATAGCCCTCGAAGGTGAGGAAACTGGACTGCCAACCATGGTGCTCTCAAGAGCCCCACTAGGAATTAAGGGTTCAATCTTGCCTTCAATCCTAAACTACCTCCAGCTCATAGGCTGGACAGCCATTATGCTCATAGTAGGTGCGAACGCAATGAACGGAGTATCAAAAGCCTTTGGATTTGAAAGCTATGCTCTTTGGGTAATCCTCTTGGGCTTTATCGTTACAGGGTGGACGTATATAGGGCCAAAGAACTGGGAAAAAGTTGAGAAAACAGCGGCTCTGCTCTTACTTGCACTAAGCCTGTGGCTTACTTATGTTACGCTTAAAAGATTCCCCTTGAGTGAGCTACTCTCCAAGCCCGGAACAGGAGAAATAGGCGTTATGCTAGCGTTGGATTTAGTAATAGCAATGCCCCTCTCATGGGCACCTCTGATAGCAGATTATTCAAGGTTTGCCAAGGACAAAAGTTCAGCATTATGGGGGACTTATCTGGGCTATTTCATATCCTCAAGTCTGTTCTACTTCGTTGGAGCACTAACAAATATGGCGATTGGAAAAGGAGACCCCATTGAAATCATAGCTGCTTACGGCGTAGGAATTCCTGCAATGCTGATAATAATCTTCTCCACAGTAACCACAACCTTCCTTGACGTATACTCAGCGGCAATAACTTACAAGAACATCTCGCCAGGAGCAGACGCAAAGAAGCAAGTGCTTTTAGTTGGCTTCCTTGGGACTCTATTAGCTTTAGTATTCCCAATGGAGCAGTATGAAAGCTTTCTGCTGCTCATAGGAGGAGCCTTCGTGTCCTTAGCAGCAATAATGATAACCGACTACTTCCTTGTAAGAAAAACCTACGTCCCAGAGGAGCTGCTTGATGAAAACGGCCCATTTGCCGGATATAATCTAAAAGCAATAGCGATCTGGGGAATAGGCTTTGCATTCTATATGGGCCTAGCCATAGAGGGGCTTTTTGGAATCCATATTCCAATGTTAAGCGAGCTTGGCTTTAAACTTGGCTCTAGTATTCCAACGTTCATACTTGTAAGCCTTCTCTACTACCTTTTCGGGAGGTAA
- the thiM gene encoding hydroxyethylthiazole kinase, which translates to MKVEWIGRALEKLREKKPLVHNITNYVVMNTTANALLAIGASPVIAHAIEELEDMIALADALVINIGTLDEHKIYSMLKAVEIAKNLKKPVILDPVGAGATKLRTKTSLMLLEVGDISVVRGNFGEMAALLGEQGKTRGVDSLTYDKEAAKDLAKAVAKEFGVIAAVTGAIDYVSDGRRTYAIENGTPMLGRVTGTGCMTTAIIGAFLAVEEPLKASVAGLTTFEIAAEKAFEESPYPGSFHVKLYDWLYRIDGEVIKERAKVREVEP; encoded by the coding sequence ATGAAGGTGGAATGGATTGGTAGAGCTTTAGAAAAGCTTAGAGAAAAGAAGCCCTTAGTGCACAATATAACCAACTACGTTGTCATGAACACCACGGCAAACGCTCTTCTGGCTATAGGAGCTTCCCCTGTTATAGCTCACGCAATAGAGGAGCTTGAGGATATGATAGCTCTGGCAGATGCCCTTGTAATAAACATCGGGACCCTCGATGAGCATAAGATATATTCCATGCTCAAGGCAGTTGAAATTGCTAAGAACCTCAAAAAGCCCGTAATTTTAGATCCAGTTGGTGCTGGAGCAACAAAGCTAAGAACAAAGACCTCCCTAATGCTACTGGAAGTTGGAGATATAAGCGTAGTTAGGGGCAACTTTGGGGAGATGGCAGCCCTTCTTGGCGAGCAGGGGAAAACCAGAGGGGTAGATTCTCTGACGTATGATAAGGAAGCCGCAAAAGACCTTGCAAAAGCAGTAGCTAAAGAGTTTGGAGTTATAGCGGCAGTTACCGGAGCTATTGATTACGTAAGTGATGGGAGGAGAACTTATGCCATAGAAAATGGAACCCCAATGCTTGGGAGGGTAACGGGGACGGGATGCATGACCACCGCAATAATAGGGGCGTTTTTAGCAGTTGAAGAACCCCTAAAGGCTTCTGTAGCCGGGTTAACAACTTTTGAGATTGCCGCAGAAAAGGCCTTTGAAGAGTCCCCTTATCCGGGAAGCTTTCATGTGAAACTCTACGACTGGCTTTACAGAATTGATGGAGAGGTCATAAAAGAGAGAGCCAAGGTGAGGGAAGTTGAACCTTAG
- the thiE gene encoding thiamine phosphate synthase, which produces MNLRKKLKLYVITDRRLKPEVESVREALEGGATSIQLRIKNAPTREMIEIGKEIRKLTREYDALYFVDDRLDVVLATDADGVQLGPEDMPISLAKEIAPNLIIGASVYSLEEALKAEEEGADYLGAGSVFPTSTKKDAKVIGLEGLRKIVELVKIPVVAIGGITHENIREVLKTGVDGIAVISAIMGAEDVKRATEEMRKIIEEVLG; this is translated from the coding sequence TTGAACCTTAGGAAAAAGCTGAAGCTGTATGTTATCACTGATAGAAGGCTAAAACCAGAAGTAGAAAGTGTCAGGGAAGCCTTAGAAGGCGGTGCAACTTCAATTCAGCTGAGAATAAAAAATGCCCCAACAAGAGAAATGATAGAAATTGGCAAGGAAATTAGGAAGCTGACAAGAGAATACGATGCCCTATACTTTGTAGATGACCGGTTAGATGTAGTTCTGGCAACAGATGCAGATGGAGTTCAATTAGGCCCAGAAGATATGCCTATTTCCCTTGCTAAAGAGATAGCACCGAATCTTATAATCGGAGCATCTGTTTACAGTTTAGAAGAAGCCCTAAAAGCAGAGGAGGAAGGAGCAGACTATCTGGGAGCAGGTTCCGTTTTTCCAACATCAACAAAAAAGGACGCAAAAGTTATTGGTCTAGAGGGTCTTAGGAAAATAGTGGAGTTGGTAAAAATTCCCGTTGTGGCGATAGGTGGCATAACTCACGAAAACATCAGGGAAGTTCTCAAAACCGGTGTAGATGGGATTGCAGTTATTTCTGCAATAATGGGGGCAGAAGATGTGAAAAGAGCCACGGAAGAAATGAGAAAAATTATAGAGGAGGTTCTCGGATAG
- the tenA gene encoding thiaminase II, producing the protein MKVSDALRQRADYIWQKILNHPFVVELYQGTLPIEKFKFYVLQDYNYLVGLTRTLTIIASKSDFDLMRKVLKLAQEEASTELANYERLLEELGLTIEDAVREEPSPTNYAYMNFMNLMAFLGTPYEGLAAIMPCFWSYMEIARYHERLLETNENSLYVNWAKVYLSKEYVELVEDLKGLLDKASEIEFHKLESVFERASKYEYMFWDMAYKMERWPV; encoded by the coding sequence ATGAAGGTTAGCGATGCTCTAAGACAAAGGGCAGATTACATCTGGCAGAAAATACTAAATCATCCTTTTGTAGTCGAATTATACCAAGGCACGCTGCCAATTGAAAAGTTCAAATTTTATGTGCTTCAAGACTACAACTATCTTGTGGGACTAACGAGAACTTTAACAATAATTGCCTCTAAAAGCGACTTTGATCTCATGAGAAAAGTCCTAAAGCTGGCTCAGGAGGAAGCCAGCACTGAACTTGCCAACTATGAAAGGCTCTTAGAAGAATTAGGACTCACAATCGAAGATGCAGTTAGAGAGGAACCCAGCCCAACCAATTATGCATACATGAACTTCATGAATCTCATGGCATTTTTAGGAACTCCTTACGAAGGCCTAGCTGCCATCATGCCTTGCTTCTGGAGTTATATGGAGATAGCCAGGTATCATGAAAGGTTATTGGAAACCAACGAAAATTCTCTCTACGTAAACTGGGCTAAGGTGTATCTCTCCAAGGAATATGTCGAACTTGTGGAGGATCTGAAAGGGTTGCTGGATAAAGCCAGTGAAATCGAATTTCATAAGCTAGAGAGCGTTTTCGAAAGAGCAAGTAAATATGAATACATGTTTTGGGACATGGCCTATAAGATGGAGAGGTGGCCCGTATGA
- a CDS encoding TIGR01177 family methyltransferase — MLYVEILGNLPEMAQGEVRALLEMASPEFKIIERDYLFLAVKGDERAFPFLNRLGLAHEYGRLLFSAESLEELYSKAENTEWEKYIQGTFKVDRETMANCSHRVEDVERKLGALISKRGFKVNLSSPDTLIRVYCGKKLWVGVRERFFKAKPFNERKADQRPFYKPIALPPRVARAMVNLSRARREILDPFMGTGGILIEAGLMGLRAYGVDLRKDMVEGAKRNLEYYGVKDYVLKQGDATKLKELFPNKTFEAVATDPPYGSSATLGGRKREELYEKALSSIYEVLDGYLSIAFPAQFNAEKVAERIGFEVLEKYYQRVHSSLDRYFYVMRT; from the coding sequence ATGCTCTACGTTGAAATACTCGGAAACCTCCCGGAAATGGCCCAAGGAGAAGTCAGGGCACTATTGGAGATGGCTAGTCCAGAGTTTAAAATCATTGAGCGAGACTACCTCTTCCTTGCAGTCAAAGGCGACGAACGTGCTTTTCCATTTCTTAATAGGCTCGGCTTAGCACATGAATACGGCAGGCTTTTGTTTTCCGCTGAAAGCTTGGAGGAGCTTTACTCAAAAGCAGAAAATACTGAATGGGAGAAGTACATTCAAGGAACATTCAAAGTCGACAGGGAAACCATGGCAAACTGCTCTCATAGGGTAGAGGATGTTGAAAGAAAGCTGGGAGCGTTAATATCAAAAAGAGGGTTCAAAGTAAACTTAAGCTCTCCCGATACACTGATTAGAGTTTACTGTGGAAAAAAGCTCTGGGTCGGGGTTAGGGAAAGATTTTTCAAGGCAAAGCCTTTCAACGAGCGAAAAGCGGATCAAAGACCATTTTACAAGCCCATAGCATTGCCTCCTAGAGTTGCGAGGGCGATGGTAAATTTATCTAGGGCAAGAAGAGAGATACTCGACCCCTTTATGGGCACCGGTGGGATACTCATTGAAGCGGGCCTCATGGGATTAAGGGCCTATGGGGTGGATTTAAGGAAAGACATGGTCGAAGGGGCTAAACGGAATTTAGAGTACTATGGAGTTAAGGACTACGTTTTAAAGCAAGGAGACGCGACAAAACTTAAAGAACTCTTTCCAAATAAGACCTTTGAAGCAGTTGCGACGGATCCACCCTATGGAAGTTCTGCAACCTTAGGCGGGAGGAAAAGAGAAGAGCTGTATGAAAAAGCCCTATCAAGCATTTATGAAGTGCTTGATGGTTATTTAAGCATAGCCTTTCCAGCTCAGTTCAATGCAGAGAAGGTAGCAGAGAGGATTGGCTTCGAAGTCCTAGAAAAATACTATCAGAGAGTTCACTCCTCGCTGGACAGGTACTTCTATGTTATGCGCACCTGA
- a CDS encoding bifunctional hydroxymethylpyrimidine kinase/phosphomethylpyrimidine kinase encodes MIRKALTIAGSDSGGGAGIEADLKTFSAFGVHGLVAITSVTAQNTQEVRAIYDVTPEVVAKQIEAVVEDIGVDAAKTGMLSNAEIIKAVAKTVKKYDFPLVVDPVMIAKSGAPLLREDAMDALIEKIIPLAKVVTPNRPEAEKLSGIKIESLEDAKKAAKIIVEELGAEGAIVKGGHLGLSEAVDVLYFNGEFKEYRAPFVQGCTHGTGCSFSAAITANLAKGKKLEEAVRIAKKFITMGIYYGAKIGHGHCPVNQNAWIEIPAEKWRVYESLSKAVKELLTLENLPKYVPEVGMNFVYALPKLYAKDKDDVAGVKGRIVKFGNTVKPVGGIEFGASDHLARAILTFMEFFPEVRSALNLKYSEELIKKASSLGLKVSFYDRREEPEEIKAKEGGTIPWGIKTAIERLNDRPDVIYHLGDRGKEPMILIFGESPEVTLKKLKMLIG; translated from the coding sequence ATGATTAGAAAAGCTTTGACAATTGCTGGAAGTGATAGTGGAGGCGGAGCCGGGATAGAGGCAGACCTAAAGACTTTCTCCGCCTTCGGTGTTCACGGCTTAGTCGCAATAACTTCTGTAACAGCCCAAAACACCCAAGAGGTTAGGGCTATCTACGATGTTACACCGGAAGTAGTTGCAAAGCAAATAGAGGCCGTTGTGGAAGATATTGGAGTGGATGCTGCAAAGACAGGCATGCTGAGCAATGCCGAGATTATCAAAGCCGTTGCAAAGACCGTAAAAAAATATGACTTTCCCCTTGTGGTTGACCCTGTCATGATAGCCAAAAGCGGGGCGCCGTTGCTTAGGGAAGATGCTATGGACGCTTTGATTGAGAAGATAATCCCCCTCGCAAAGGTGGTAACTCCCAACAGGCCAGAGGCTGAGAAGCTGAGCGGGATAAAGATTGAGAGCCTTGAGGATGCAAAGAAAGCCGCAAAGATCATCGTGGAAGAGCTGGGAGCTGAAGGGGCAATAGTAAAAGGAGGCCACTTGGGATTAAGTGAAGCTGTGGATGTGCTTTATTTTAACGGAGAATTCAAAGAATATAGGGCACCATTTGTCCAAGGCTGCACCCATGGCACAGGATGCTCTTTCTCTGCGGCAATAACGGCAAATTTGGCAAAGGGGAAGAAGCTCGAAGAGGCCGTTAGAATAGCAAAGAAGTTCATAACGATGGGAATCTACTACGGAGCGAAAATAGGGCACGGCCACTGCCCTGTTAACCAGAACGCCTGGATAGAGATTCCAGCCGAAAAGTGGAGAGTTTACGAATCCCTAAGCAAGGCCGTTAAAGAACTCCTAACCCTTGAAAACCTTCCCAAATACGTCCCTGAGGTTGGTATGAACTTCGTTTACGCGTTGCCCAAGCTTTATGCAAAAGACAAGGATGACGTTGCTGGGGTCAAAGGACGGATAGTGAAGTTTGGAAACACCGTAAAGCCCGTAGGAGGAATAGAATTCGGAGCTTCAGATCACCTGGCAAGAGCGATTTTAACGTTCATGGAGTTCTTTCCCGAAGTCAGGAGTGCATTAAACTTGAAATACAGTGAGGAGCTCATCAAGAAAGCCTCCAGCTTGGGACTTAAAGTGTCCTTCTACGATAGAAGGGAAGAACCAGAAGAAATAAAAGCCAAAGAAGGCGGCACCATTCCATGGGGAATAAAAACCGCGATTGAAAGACTAAACGACAGGCCTGACGTGATTTATCACCTCGGGGACCGGGGCAAAGAGCCAATGATCTTAATATTCGGCGAAAGCCCGGAAGTTACGTTGAAAAAATTAAAAATGCTCATTGGATGA